Proteins encoded together in one Accipiter gentilis chromosome 16, bAccGen1.1, whole genome shotgun sequence window:
- the E2F6 gene encoding transcription factor E2F6, protein MANPAKWERLRPLRPDTLRVSEPPMINLNVDDDVQFVRRTLKLKKPRFDASLVYLTRKFMDLVKTAPDGVLDLNEVATTLGVRKRRVYDITNVLDGIHLIQKRSKNLIQWVGSNLDQVVGKAPEQQNLKDELSDLSAMEEALDELIKDCAHQLFELTDDKENAKLAYVTCQDICSIRAFQEQIVIAIKAPEETKLEIPIPKEDCIEVHVKSTKGPIDVYLCEVQQEKPGAKTFEDMDTVTSETELSVPPDEVTSPEEEKTQTT, encoded by the exons ATGGCCAACCCTGCCAAGTGGGAGCGTCTGAGGCCGCTGCGGCCGGACACGCTGCGTGTGAGTGAG ccaccAATGATCAACCTGAATGTGGATGATGACGTACAGTTTGTGAGAA GAACTCTGAAACTCAAAAAGCCTCGATTTGATGCATCCTTGGTTTATTTGACACGAAAATTCATGGATCTTGTCAAAACAGCTCCAGACGGTGTCCTTGATTTAAATGAAGTAGCAACAACACTTGGAGTACGAAAACGAAGAGTGTATGACATCACGAATGTGTTGGATGGAATCCACTTAATTCAGAAAAGATCTAAGAATCTTATCCAGTGGGT AGGTTCTAATCTTGACCAAGTTGTTGGAAAAGCACCAGAGCAGCAAAACCTTAAAGATGAACTTTCTGACTTGTCAGCCATGGAAGAAGCTCTGGATGAATTAATCAAGGATTGTGCTCATCAGTTGTTTGAACTAACAGatgacaaagaaaatgcaaaa CTAGCTTATGTGACATGTCAAGATATCTGTAGCATTCGGGCATTTCAAGAACAGATTGTGATTGCAATCAAAGCTCCAGAGGAAACCAAATTGGAAATACCAATTCCTAAAGAA GATTGCATAGAAGTACATGTGAAGAGCACGAAAGGACCCATTGATGTGTATCTATGTGAGGTGCAACAAGAGAAGCCAGGTGCCAAAACTTTTGAAGATATGGATACTGTCACTTCTGAAACTGAGCTGTCAGTGCCTCCTGATGAAG TGACATCTccggaggaagaaaaaacccaaaccacctga